One region of Streptococcus parasanguinis genomic DNA includes:
- a CDS encoding alpha-galactosidase, whose product MAIRIEQNLFYVESKGLSLILENRDGYLMLKHLGRPIPSYHFSNTVHEKDHAFSGNPTPDHRTFSLDTQRQILGQHGLGDFRKPSIQIQHGATEVTDFLYVGANIYSGSVEATGLPNPHTVDSAETLALVFEDNQAALRLTLYYTAYEDRATITSFSKIENCSDETVVIHKALSVLADVPAGDYDVITLQGAYAREKTVRRQQVEQGIFSISSNRGASGHAQTPALILADHEVTEDAGSALAFQLLYSGNFEGFVQKNQLNEVRVGLGINPENFAWELAPNQSFDTPVAMISYSHKGLTGLSQESQAFVQDHIIPSQFAHKERPILINNWEATYFDFKKDKLLELADEAQKVGIELFVLDDGWFGNRYDDNRALGDWTVNEEKLGGSLAELIQGIHDKGLQFGLWVEPEMISVDSDLYRAHPDWAIQVPGYEHTYSRNQLVLDFSNREVIAYIKQVLDDLLGKHEIDYIKWDMNRNITKLGNGKNYLETKMQSHAYILGLYEVVSYLTEKYENILFESCSGGGGRNDLGMIRYFPQVWASDNTDAIARLPIQYGSSYLYPTISMGAHVSAVPNHQMGRMTPLETRGHVAMMGNLGYELDLTSLPQEELDKIAAQVAHYKTIRPLVQFGKHYRLINPSHGSNQAAVQFTYQDRTVVTYVRVLSTVEEIEPTLKLKGLEEDALYSLKGTDQVYSGAELMYAGLTVILPQGDFLTKQYVFVKK is encoded by the coding sequence ATGGCAATTCGTATTGAACAGAATTTGTTCTATGTAGAAAGTAAGGGACTGAGCCTGATCCTTGAAAATCGAGATGGCTACCTGATGCTTAAGCATCTGGGGCGTCCGATCCCGTCTTATCATTTTTCCAATACCGTGCATGAGAAGGATCATGCTTTCTCAGGAAATCCAACACCTGACCATCGAACCTTCAGCTTGGATACCCAGCGTCAGATCTTAGGACAGCACGGGCTTGGAGATTTTCGAAAGCCGTCTATTCAAATCCAGCATGGTGCCACAGAGGTGACGGATTTCCTCTATGTCGGAGCCAATATCTACTCTGGCAGTGTCGAGGCAACTGGTCTTCCCAATCCACATACAGTAGATAGTGCTGAAACCTTAGCCCTGGTCTTTGAAGATAATCAAGCGGCTCTTCGTTTGACCCTTTATTACACGGCTTACGAGGATCGGGCAACCATCACTAGCTTTTCAAAGATTGAAAACTGCAGTGATGAAACCGTCGTGATCCATAAGGCTCTTAGTGTGTTGGCCGATGTCCCAGCTGGTGACTACGATGTCATCACCCTTCAAGGGGCCTATGCGAGAGAAAAAACAGTCCGCCGTCAGCAAGTGGAACAAGGAATCTTCTCTATTAGCTCCAACCGTGGTGCTTCTGGACACGCCCAGACCCCAGCCCTCATCCTTGCTGACCATGAAGTGACCGAAGATGCCGGCTCTGCCCTTGCCTTCCAACTGCTCTACAGTGGAAATTTTGAAGGATTTGTTCAAAAAAATCAACTCAATGAAGTTCGGGTTGGATTGGGAATCAATCCAGAAAACTTTGCCTGGGAGTTGGCACCGAATCAGAGCTTTGATACACCGGTAGCCATGATTAGCTACTCCCATAAGGGATTGACTGGTCTCAGTCAAGAGAGTCAAGCATTTGTCCAAGATCATATCATTCCTAGCCAGTTTGCTCATAAAGAACGTCCAATTCTGATCAACAACTGGGAAGCAACCTACTTTGATTTTAAGAAAGACAAATTATTGGAGCTAGCGGATGAGGCTCAAAAAGTGGGGATCGAACTCTTTGTTCTTGATGATGGCTGGTTTGGCAATCGTTATGATGACAATCGGGCCCTTGGTGACTGGACTGTCAATGAAGAAAAATTAGGAGGAAGCCTAGCAGAATTGATCCAAGGCATCCATGACAAGGGACTTCAATTTGGCCTTTGGGTGGAGCCAGAAATGATTTCTGTTGATAGCGACCTCTACCGTGCTCATCCAGACTGGGCTATTCAAGTCCCAGGTTACGAACACACCTATTCACGGAATCAACTAGTACTTGATTTCTCAAATAGAGAAGTGATTGCTTATATCAAGCAGGTCTTGGATGACTTACTTGGAAAGCATGAGATCGACTATATCAAATGGGATATGAATCGGAATATCACCAAACTTGGAAATGGTAAAAACTACCTTGAAACCAAGATGCAATCCCATGCGTATATCTTGGGTCTCTATGAAGTGGTTTCATACTTAACAGAGAAATACGAGAACATCCTCTTTGAGTCCTGCTCCGGAGGTGGTGGTCGCAATGACCTCGGTATGATCCGTTACTTCCCTCAGGTCTGGGCAAGTGACAATACGGATGCCATTGCCAGACTTCCGATCCAGTATGGTTCTAGCTACCTCTATCCTACCATTTCTATGGGGGCTCATGTATCAGCGGTTCCAAATCACCAGATGGGAAGGATGACACCGCTTGAAACGCGAGGTCATGTAGCTATGATGGGAAATCTGGGCTATGAATTGGATCTAACCAGTCTTCCGCAAGAAGAGTTGGATAAGATCGCAGCTCAAGTCGCTCATTACAAAACGATTCGACCACTTGTTCAATTCGGAAAACACTACCGCTTGATCAATCCAAGCCATGGTAGCAATCAAGCAGCCGTCCAGTTTACTTATCAAGACCGCACAGTTGTAACTTATGTACGAGTCTTATCAACGGTTGAGGAGATCGAGCCGACCCTGAAACTCAAAGGATTGGAAGAAGATGCGCTCTATAGCTTAAAAGGGACGGACCAAGTCTATTCAGGAGCTGAGCTCATGTATGCTGGCTTAACCGTCATTCTTCCTCAGGGAGATTTCCTCACTAAACAATATGTTTTTGTCAAAAAATAA
- a CDS encoding AraC family transcriptional regulator encodes MLVFSEYQTDTIDLALDFYGYEDCPKNYEFGPSVRDNFVLHFITKGKGVFHINKNEIHLEAGDLFLLPKNMVTYYQADAEDPWSYYWIGISGTKVSDFMRFSTLHAKGFLKKDEVDTERIGLFMEQLVHKAEDSKMTSHYQLHLLSQIYELLFLISEVAPDIHRSHPSPTYQLYLTCKHVIETYYAKEHLSIQEIADDLNVHRSYLTTVFKEFHQISPKEFLHSVRMQRAQQLLTNTDESIKIVAYSVGFSDPLYFSKAFKAYSHLTPSQYRSKHKI; translated from the coding sequence ATGTTAGTCTTTTCAGAATACCAAACCGACACCATTGATCTAGCCCTTGATTTTTACGGCTACGAAGATTGCCCCAAGAACTACGAATTCGGACCTAGCGTCCGTGACAATTTTGTTCTGCATTTTATCACCAAGGGAAAAGGTGTCTTTCACATCAATAAAAATGAAATCCATTTAGAAGCCGGGGATCTCTTCCTTCTCCCTAAAAATATGGTGACCTACTACCAGGCAGACGCAGAAGATCCTTGGTCCTACTACTGGATTGGGATTAGCGGCACCAAGGTGAGTGATTTCATGCGCTTTTCAACCTTACATGCCAAAGGCTTTCTAAAGAAAGATGAGGTGGACACAGAGCGGATCGGGCTGTTTATGGAGCAGCTTGTCCACAAGGCAGAGGACTCTAAGATGACCTCGCACTACCAACTCCACCTTCTCTCTCAGATCTATGAACTGCTATTTCTTATCAGTGAAGTGGCACCCGATATCCATCGGAGCCACCCATCTCCAACCTATCAACTCTACCTGACCTGCAAGCATGTGATTGAGACGTATTACGCAAAAGAGCATCTCAGTATTCAAGAGATCGCTGATGACCTCAATGTCCATCGCTCCTATCTGACAACTGTTTTTAAGGAGTTTCACCAGATCTCTCCCAAAGAATTCCTGCACTCGGTCCGCATGCAACGTGCCCAGCAGTTACTGACCAATACAGACGAAAGCATCAAGATTGTTGCTTACTCGGTTGGCTTTTCAGATCCCCTTTATTTTTCAAAGGCTTTTAAGGCCTATAGTCACCTGACTCCTAGCCAATATCGCAGCAAACATAAAATTTAG
- a CDS encoding LacI family DNA-binding transcriptional regulator: MATIKDIAEKAGVSQATVSRVLNQDATLSVGEDTRSRILRIAEDLHYQKKSRKTAPQPVEDSHKIVIFEWYTREEELEDLYYYAIRMGLEKQAQELGYEIFRIFNKDDWSLIQEADGIIALGKFSPKTIQDLESYGKPLIFVDSNTLYLGHSCVTTDLEDSVITALEHFLEHHHKEIGLLVGQEETADATPLQMDPRQRVFQQFLTGKGLYEERFVAVGQFSTESGYQMMEQLIQSLGDDLPTAFFMASDAIAVGALRSLQEHQIAVPDRVSLISFNDTSIAKYVFPALSTVTVYTEEMGKQAIQMLRQTFQGSQPSVPCMVKLATKLTIRDSSR, from the coding sequence ATGGCAACGATTAAAGACATTGCAGAAAAAGCAGGCGTTTCTCAGGCAACGGTCTCTCGCGTCCTCAACCAGGATGCGACCTTATCGGTTGGTGAAGACACTCGCAGTCGGATTCTTCGCATCGCTGAGGACCTGCATTACCAAAAGAAAAGCCGCAAAACAGCGCCTCAACCAGTCGAAGATTCTCATAAAATCGTCATCTTTGAATGGTACACGCGCGAAGAAGAATTAGAGGACCTCTACTACTATGCCATTCGGATGGGCTTGGAGAAACAAGCCCAGGAATTAGGCTATGAGATCTTTCGTATCTTCAACAAAGACGATTGGTCTTTGATTCAGGAAGCAGACGGCATTATTGCTCTTGGAAAATTCAGTCCCAAGACCATTCAAGATCTAGAAAGCTACGGCAAACCCCTGATCTTTGTCGATAGCAATACCCTCTATCTGGGGCATTCTTGCGTGACGACAGATTTAGAAGATTCTGTTATCACCGCTCTCGAGCATTTCCTTGAGCATCATCACAAGGAGATCGGACTCTTGGTTGGTCAAGAAGAGACCGCAGATGCGACACCGCTTCAGATGGATCCTCGTCAACGAGTCTTTCAACAGTTTCTCACGGGAAAAGGGCTTTATGAGGAGCGCTTTGTCGCTGTCGGTCAGTTCTCAACTGAGTCAGGCTATCAGATGATGGAGCAGCTGATTCAATCACTGGGCGACGACTTACCAACTGCCTTTTTCATGGCCAGTGATGCCATAGCTGTCGGGGCCCTTCGGTCCCTCCAGGAGCACCAAATCGCTGTGCCTGATCGTGTCAGTCTCATTTCCTTCAATGATACCTCGATTGCTAAGTATGTCTTTCCGGCCCTCTCTACAGTGACCGTCTACACAGAGGAAATGGGCAAGCAAGCCATTCAGATGTTGCGGCAGACCTTTCAAGGGAGTCAACCAAGTGTTCCCTGCATGGTCAAATTAGCCACCAAACTGACGATTCGAGACAGCAGTCGCTAG
- the birA gene encoding bifunctional biotin--[acetyl-CoA-carboxylase] ligase/biotin operon repressor BirA produces the protein MKTHEILFQTLSQADDYVNGEQLAKELGVSRTSIWKAIQRLEKDGVVIESLKKKGYRLVSGDILLPEVIASNTQLTVSLNEECSSTQLDAKLGMEAHKEGNALYLAKSQSAGKGRFGRDYYSPDQGGIYMSLHLKPQLPPAELPPYTLMVAGAIYKAIKNLTLIDVDIKWVNDIYYRHKKIGGILTEAITSIETGLVTDVIIGVGLNLAISTFPDELESKAGSLFEGPCPITRNDLISEIWREFLHTDIDELVYLYKERSLVLGRTVTFEQNQQTYQGLAKDISDTGQLLVQLENQEEIWLNSGEISLTKW, from the coding sequence ATGAAAACACACGAAATCCTCTTTCAAACTCTTTCTCAGGCAGATGATTATGTTAACGGGGAACAGTTGGCAAAAGAATTAGGCGTTTCCCGCACCTCCATCTGGAAGGCCATTCAGCGCCTGGAAAAAGATGGGGTCGTCATCGAATCCCTAAAAAAGAAGGGCTATAGACTGGTCTCAGGCGATATTCTTCTTCCTGAAGTCATCGCAAGCAATACCCAGTTGACCGTGTCCTTGAATGAAGAATGCAGCTCCACCCAATTGGACGCAAAATTAGGCATGGAAGCCCATAAAGAGGGTAATGCTCTCTACCTGGCCAAGTCCCAATCTGCCGGAAAGGGCCGCTTTGGTCGCGACTACTACTCTCCCGATCAAGGCGGCATCTATATGTCTCTTCATCTCAAGCCCCAACTCCCACCTGCGGAGCTCCCCCCTTATACCCTCATGGTCGCAGGAGCCATCTATAAGGCTATTAAAAATCTGACCCTGATCGATGTCGATATCAAATGGGTCAATGATATTTACTATCGCCATAAAAAAATTGGGGGAATCCTAACCGAAGCTATCACATCCATCGAGACTGGCCTTGTCACGGATGTCATTATCGGAGTCGGTCTCAATTTGGCTATCTCTACTTTTCCAGATGAGCTAGAAAGCAAGGCTGGTTCCTTATTTGAAGGCCCTTGTCCCATCACCCGAAATGACCTCATCAGCGAGATTTGGAGAGAATTTCTTCATACGGATATCGATGAACTGGTCTACCTCTACAAAGAGCGCTCCCTGGTCTTAGGACGAACTGTCACCTTTGAGCAGAACCAGCAGACCTATCAGGGCCTCGCCAAAGACATTTCCGATACCGGCCAACTCTTGGTCCAGTTAGAAAATCAAGAAGAAATCTGGCTCAACAGTGGAGAAATCTCATTGACGAAATGGTGA
- a CDS encoding N-acetylmuramoyl-L-alanine amidase family protein, whose amino-acid sequence MKKITKLLLGGVLVIFLLALASQVKADWHQDNIGWWYSTNNGSYYKDTLAYIDKNVYRFDERGYMITGWYLEEHRETNGSLFKDWSYFDPVSGARLKGWQQIDGKWYYLYSYWIARGKQIIDEKKYYFDPVNGDMKTGWISTPGLNGTNWSYYDPVSGAALKGWQQIDGKWYYFADYSVHNHALKGFNNIGGKEYYFDPVNADMKTGWISRQIDVKKWYYYDPESGERLLGWQDIDGKKYYLTSEGAYCGYTYTIDGKLYNFDPITCELKTGWLDLNGFRRYADPNDGGAFASNKTLIIDGVSYTFDSGGSVINNEP is encoded by the coding sequence ATGAAAAAAATAACTAAGCTTTTGTTAGGTGGTGTATTAGTAATATTTCTTTTAGCTCTAGCATCTCAAGTTAAGGCTGATTGGCATCAAGATAATATTGGCTGGTGGTATTCAACAAATAATGGATCTTATTATAAAGATACATTAGCTTATATTGACAAAAATGTTTATAGATTTGATGAAAGAGGTTATATGATAACCGGCTGGTATTTAGAGGAGCATAGGGAGACTAATGGTAGCCTATTCAAAGACTGGTCTTATTTTGATCCAGTGAGTGGAGCCCGATTAAAGGGGTGGCAACAGATAGATGGTAAATGGTATTACTTGTATTCATATTGGATAGCTAGAGGTAAGCAGATTATTGATGAAAAAAAATATTATTTTGATCCTGTTAATGGTGATATGAAAACAGGTTGGATATCTACACCAGGTCTTAATGGTACAAATTGGTCTTATTACGATCCAGTAAGTGGAGCCGCATTAAAGGGGTGGCAACAGATAGATGGTAAATGGTATTACTTTGCAGACTATTCTGTTCATAATCATGCATTAAAAGGATTCAATAATATAGGTGGAAAAGAATATTATTTCGATCCAGTTAATGCCGATATGAAAACAGGTTGGATATCCCGACAAATTGATGTTAAAAAATGGTATTATTATGACCCAGAAAGTGGAGAACGACTGTTAGGTTGGCAAGACATAGATGGGAAGAAGTATTACCTTACATCAGAAGGGGCATATTGTGGTTATACTTATACTATAGATGGGAAACTTTATAATTTTGATCCAATTACTTGCGAATTGAAAACAGGCTGGCTTGATTTAAACGGATTTAGACGTTATGCAGATCCAAATGATGGTGGTGCATTTGCATCGAATAAAACTTTAATTATAGACGGTGTTTCTTATACATTCGATAGTGGTGGTTCTGTTATCAATAATGAGCCTTAA
- a CDS encoding cell wall-binding protein, whose product MKKTTKFLLGGALVILFLTPVSQVKADWHQDNVGWWYSLNDGSYYKNTEAKINEKWYKFDDRGYMMTGWQLIWERNDSNYGIIKNWSYFDPVNGDKKLGWQNIDGKWYYLTKDGALMGNQDIDGKYYYFDPVNGDMKTGWLSEQQNSNTIWNYFDPESGAKVEGWQNIDGKWYYFPQYYHAVTGFWSIDGKDYYFDPINCDMQTGWVSKQYNYGTEKLYFDPVSGAKVEGWQEIDGKMYYFGWNGALKRHQRIDGKMYYFDPDTYELKIGWIEALGNKYYADPNDGGALATNKTLVIDGISYTFDYNSILINNAP is encoded by the coding sequence ATGAAAAAAACAACTAAGTTTTTGCTAGGTGGTGCATTAGTAATATTGTTTTTAACTCCAGTATCTCAAGTTAAGGCTGATTGGCATCAAGATAATGTTGGTTGGTGGTATTCACTAAACGATGGTTCTTATTATAAAAACACGGAAGCTAAGATTAACGAGAAGTGGTATAAATTTGATGACAGAGGTTATATGATGACCGGCTGGCAGCTAATATGGGAGCGTAATGATAGTAATTATGGGATTATCAAAAACTGGTCTTATTTTGATCCAGTAAATGGTGATAAAAAACTGGGCTGGCAAAATATAGATGGAAAGTGGTATTACCTTACTAAAGACGGGGCACTTATGGGTAATCAAGACATAGATGGGAAATATTATTATTTTGATCCTGTTAATGGTGATATGAAAACGGGTTGGCTATCCGAACAACAAAATTCAAATACAATTTGGAATTATTTCGACCCTGAAAGTGGAGCCAAAGTAGAAGGTTGGCAAAACATAGATGGTAAATGGTATTACTTTCCTCAATATTATCATGCAGTAACTGGTTTCTGGAGTATAGATGGAAAAGATTATTATTTCGACCCGATTAATTGTGATATGCAAACAGGATGGGTATCTAAACAATACAATTATGGGACAGAAAAGTTGTATTTCGACCCTGTAAGTGGAGCCAAAGTAGAAGGTTGGCAAGAAATAGATGGGAAAATGTATTACTTTGGTTGGAATGGGGCATTGAAACGGCATCAAAGAATAGATGGAAAAATGTATTATTTTGATCCAGATACTTATGAATTGAAGATAGGCTGGATTGAGGCGTTGGGAAACAAATATTATGCAGATCCTAACGATGGTGGGGCACTTGCAACAAATAAAACTTTAGTTATAGATGGTATTTCATACACATTCGATTACAATAGCATTCTTATCAATAATGCGCCTTAA
- a CDS encoding ABC transporter permease, with protein sequence MKIAWNEIKYQPKKFILIELLITILMFMVVFLSGLTNGLGRSVSAQIENYGSLHYILSTDSEGIIPFSTITAKDLDEINKIEGMDYSGLSIQRATVSKSEDSNTLDITYFATDHNEKEILNPIMEDTDIKISDLKKNEIILDHSFKEDEGIQIGDQVIDKTSKQKLKVVAFAKNAKYGYSEIGFISSDTYTGMRQKTDPSYQWQAQTLVTKKSIPSSDLASNLMVADKKQVIDKIPGYKAQNLTLRMITWVLLLASSAILGVFFYILTLQKLKQFGVLKAIGMSMSQITYVQLSQLTIISLIGVLLGLGLATMMAPFLPNSVPSFMTLKDNLTISVSFILTSILCGALSLVKIKKVDPIEVIGGNGE encoded by the coding sequence ATGAAAATCGCATGGAATGAAATTAAATACCAACCCAAGAAGTTTATCCTGATTGAACTCCTCATTACCATCCTCATGTTTATGGTGGTGTTCTTATCCGGCCTGACAAATGGACTGGGCCGTTCAGTATCCGCCCAAATCGAGAACTATGGGTCGCTGCACTACATCCTTTCGACGGATTCAGAAGGGATTATCCCTTTTTCAACTATTACGGCGAAAGATTTAGATGAGATTAACAAGATAGAAGGGATGGACTATTCTGGCTTGTCGATCCAGCGGGCAACCGTCTCAAAATCAGAGGATTCCAACACCCTGGATATCACCTATTTCGCGACCGATCATAACGAAAAAGAGATCCTCAATCCAATCATGGAAGATACTGACATCAAGATCTCCGACTTAAAGAAAAACGAGATCATTCTGGACCATTCTTTCAAAGAGGATGAGGGAATCCAAATCGGCGATCAAGTGATCGACAAAACTTCTAAGCAAAAACTCAAGGTCGTGGCCTTCGCGAAAAATGCCAAATACGGCTACAGCGAGATTGGTTTTATCAGCTCGGATACCTACACAGGCATGCGACAAAAAACAGATCCAAGCTATCAATGGCAAGCCCAAACCCTTGTGACCAAGAAAAGCATCCCTTCTAGCGATCTAGCCAGCAACTTGATGGTGGCGGATAAGAAGCAAGTAATCGATAAAATCCCTGGCTACAAGGCTCAAAACCTGACGCTACGGATGATCACGTGGGTGCTCTTACTCGCTTCTTCTGCTATCCTTGGGGTTTTCTTCTATATCCTCACCTTGCAGAAGTTGAAACAGTTCGGCGTCTTGAAGGCCATTGGCATGTCCATGAGCCAGATTACCTATGTCCAACTATCCCAGCTCACCATTATCTCCCTCATCGGAGTGTTGCTGGGACTTGGCTTGGCAACTATGATGGCGCCATTTTTACCCAATAGCGTCCCTTCCTTTATGACCCTGAAAGACAACCTCACCATCTCGGTTAGCTTTATCCTGACCTCTATCTTGTGTGGTGCCTTGTCCCTTGTCAAAATCAAAAAAGTAGATCCAATCGAAGTCATTGGTGGAAATGGAGAATAA
- a CDS encoding ABC transporter ATP-binding protein: MAIIALENIRKSYADGSQMHHVLNQLNLSVERNEFVAILGPSGSGKSTLLAIAGLLLSADEGRIRIAGQDLTGLNQGQWTKKRLELLGFIFQDHQLLSYMKIGDQLELVAKLKGEKDKKKRQEEVKALLADLGIETCYHQYPNQMSGGQKQRAAIARAFIGNPQVILADEPTASLDPDRGQEIAQLIQKEVKSKNKSAIMVTHDRSILTYVDTIYELKHGQLLKVEKVD; the protein is encoded by the coding sequence ATGGCCATTATTGCATTAGAAAATATCAGAAAATCCTACGCCGATGGTAGCCAGATGCACCATGTCCTCAACCAGCTTAATTTAAGCGTCGAACGCAACGAATTTGTCGCCATCTTGGGTCCATCAGGATCTGGTAAATCCACACTCTTAGCCATCGCTGGCTTGCTTTTATCAGCGGACGAGGGGCGGATTCGCATCGCCGGCCAAGACTTGACTGGACTCAACCAAGGCCAGTGGACGAAAAAACGGCTGGAATTACTCGGCTTTATCTTTCAGGATCACCAGCTCCTTTCCTATATGAAAATCGGTGACCAGTTAGAACTGGTGGCCAAATTAAAAGGGGAGAAGGACAAGAAAAAACGCCAAGAGGAAGTCAAAGCCTTGCTGGCAGATCTTGGCATCGAAACTTGTTACCACCAATATCCGAATCAGATGTCCGGTGGACAAAAGCAACGGGCAGCCATCGCTCGCGCCTTCATCGGAAATCCGCAGGTCATTTTGGCCGATGAACCAACGGCTAGCCTAGATCCGGATCGGGGACAAGAAATCGCCCAGTTGATCCAAAAAGAAGTCAAATCTAAAAACAAGAGCGCTATCATGGTGACCCATGACCGTTCCATCCTGACCTATGTGGATACCATTTATGAATTAAAACATGGCCAATTGCTTAAGGTAGAAAAGGTTGATTAA
- a CDS encoding sensor histidine kinase gives MTKRSIFAKIFLITFALFSGLVILLHASVYFIFPSTYIESQRQTILKKSQALAKSFQGQEEGTIESVIDLYSKTNDIKVSIKGKEKQNALEVKDDLLLNPNSQNNSLVIEERKIQTKEGKDLTLQFLATVDSQKEARDISLGFLPYSLLASFVLSVIASYLYARLISAPILEIKQMTKRMKRLDRTASLPIHSQDEIGVLKQQINDLYHHLLEVIDNLEQQKQENLKLEQMKVEFLRGASHELKTPLASLKIILENMRDKIGRYKDRDRYLSVSLDIVDEMNQIVLEILSLSSVQELAGDKEWIQLDQVVEQILDQYKVLAQSRSLMIDNQIPVKPVYMNPAILKLVLSNVISNAVKHSDTGGEIQLRLEEEGTHLAIENTSQEMVEIVEMPMTASRQKKEGGLGLFVVQHLLDHEELAYQFDKTAMGLRFRMELPKDP, from the coding sequence ATGACCAAACGAAGTATCTTTGCAAAGATCTTTCTGATCACCTTTGCCCTATTTAGTGGCTTAGTCATCCTTCTACACGCTTCGGTTTACTTTATTTTCCCCTCGACCTATATCGAGTCCCAGCGCCAGACGATTTTGAAGAAATCCCAGGCCCTGGCCAAGAGTTTCCAAGGCCAGGAAGAAGGAACCATTGAGTCGGTCATTGACCTTTATTCCAAGACCAACGATATCAAGGTCTCGATCAAGGGCAAGGAAAAACAGAATGCCCTAGAGGTCAAGGATGACCTGCTCCTGAACCCTAACAGTCAGAACAATTCCCTGGTCATTGAGGAGCGAAAGATCCAGACCAAAGAGGGAAAAGACTTGACCTTGCAATTCTTAGCAACCGTCGATTCGCAAAAGGAAGCGCGGGACATCAGTCTGGGCTTTCTTCCCTATAGTCTTCTTGCTTCCTTTGTTCTGTCAGTGATTGCCTCCTATCTCTATGCCCGCCTGATTTCTGCTCCGATCCTTGAGATCAAGCAGATGACCAAGCGGATGAAGCGCTTGGATCGGACAGCCAGTCTTCCCATTCACTCGCAGGATGAGATCGGCGTTCTCAAGCAACAGATCAACGACCTCTATCACCATCTCCTAGAGGTGATTGACAATCTAGAGCAGCAAAAACAAGAAAATCTGAAGTTGGAGCAGATGAAGGTCGAATTCCTACGGGGAGCCTCGCATGAGCTCAAGACGCCTCTGGCCAGCTTGAAGATTATCCTAGAAAATATGCGGGATAAGATCGGCCGCTACAAGGACCGGGACCGCTATCTGTCGGTCTCCCTCGATATCGTCGATGAGATGAACCAGATCGTCCTAGAAATCCTGTCCCTGTCCTCTGTCCAAGAATTGGCCGGAGACAAGGAATGGATCCAGTTGGATCAGGTCGTAGAGCAGATCCTCGACCAGTACAAGGTCTTGGCTCAATCTCGCTCGCTCATGATTGACAATCAGATCCCAGTCAAACCAGTCTATATGAACCCAGCGATTCTAAAATTGGTTCTCTCAAATGTTATCAGTAATGCCGTCAAACATTCGGATACCGGTGGTGAGATCCAGCTCCGTCTCGAAGAGGAAGGGACGCACTTGGCGATTGAAAATACCAGCCAGGAAATGGTAGAGATCGTTGAGATGCCAATGACCGCTAGCCGCCAGAAGAAGGAAGGTGGTCTGGGACTCTTTGTGGTCCAACACTTGTTAGACCATGAAGAACTGGCCTACCAATTTGATAAAACGGCTATGGGCCTACGCTTCCGTATGGAACTGCCCAAAGATCCATAA
- a CDS encoding response regulator transcription factor, translating into MKILIVEDEVLIREGMSDYLMECGYEVFEAGDGQEALDLFHREAPDLVLLDIQLPILNGLEVLKTIRKTSSVPVLMLTAFHDEDYKLTAFGELADGYLEKPFSLSLLKVRIEAIFKKLQPSRVFTYGEARVDFESYTASLAGQAISMNAKELEILEYLLQHEGKARTRSQILDAVWKETEEIPFDRVIDVYIKELRKKLELDCIVTVRNVGYKLERP; encoded by the coding sequence ATGAAGATACTAATCGTAGAAGATGAAGTCCTGATTCGCGAAGGGATGAGCGACTATCTCATGGAATGTGGCTATGAGGTCTTTGAAGCAGGCGATGGGCAGGAGGCCCTGGACCTCTTTCACAGAGAAGCGCCAGATCTGGTCTTGCTGGATATCCAGCTCCCTATCCTCAATGGCTTGGAAGTGCTCAAGACCATCCGGAAGACCAGCTCAGTCCCTGTCCTCATGCTGACGGCCTTCCATGACGAGGACTATAAGTTGACGGCTTTTGGAGAGTTGGCGGATGGCTATCTGGAAAAACCCTTCTCCTTGTCCCTCTTGAAGGTCCGCATCGAAGCTATTTTTAAAAAGCTCCAGCCTTCCCGGGTCTTCACCTATGGAGAGGCACGGGTGGATTTTGAGAGCTATACAGCCAGCCTAGCTGGGCAAGCCATCTCCATGAATGCCAAGGAGTTGGAAATCTTGGAATACTTGCTCCAGCATGAAGGCAAGGCCCGGACCCGCTCTCAGATCCTCGATGCCGTCTGGAAGGAGACAGAGGAGATTCCTTTTGATCGGGTGATCGATGTCTATATCAAGGAACTACGAAAAAAACTAGAGCTGGACTGTATCGTAACGGTACGCAATGTCGGCTATAAATTGGAGAGACCATGA